In Candidatus Desulforudis audaxviator MP104C, a genomic segment contains:
- a CDS encoding DUF1778 domain-containing protein gives MAEKISVYVDKELHRVLKSAASLRGKSLSEFMVEAALRALHTPDRKTASAAMDRIRGSIKGTVSTEELRDMRNEGRRC, from the coding sequence ATGGCCGAGAAGATCAGTGTGTACGTGGATAAGGAACTACATCGTGTCCTCAAATCAGCGGCAAGTCTCCGGGGGAAGTCCTTATCGGAATTTATGGTTGAGGCGGCGTTACGTGCGCTTCATACTCCGGACCGGAAGACGGCTTCTGCTGCAATGGACCGGATCCGCGGTTCAATAAAAGGCACTGTTTCCACAGAGGAGCTTCGTGATATGCGAAACGAGGGAAGACGGTGCTGA
- a CDS encoding type II toxin-antitoxin system VapC family toxin: MLIRSFVVDTSVALSWLLPGEDTHRTLPLRDYAVENPQVELLIPPTFWYEVANVLWVAVRRNRIIQSAAIEALKSLLEFRLDVWVADPVTSLSLSFDQNLAVYDSAYLSIAVERNAALWTIDKALAEAGKRLNVLVEPAAEHS; encoded by the coding sequence GTGCTGATCCGGAGTTTTGTTGTTGATACGTCAGTGGCTTTGTCTTGGCTCCTACCGGGAGAAGATACTCATAGGACTTTGCCGTTGCGTGATTATGCTGTAGAAAACCCCCAAGTCGAGTTACTTATTCCGCCGACCTTTTGGTATGAAGTAGCAAATGTCTTATGGGTAGCGGTACGGCGGAATAGAATAATACAATCTGCCGCTATAGAAGCCTTGAAGTCCCTCTTGGAGTTTCGACTTGATGTTTGGGTGGCTGATCCGGTTACCAGCCTGTCTCTTTCCTTCGATCAGAACCTTGCTGTATATGATTCCGCTTACCTGAGTATAGCGGTGGAACGCAACGCAGCACTATGGACCATAGATAAAGCTTTGGCCGAGGCTGGTAAACGCTTGAATGTCCTTGTTGAGCCCGCTGCAGAACATAGCTGA
- a CDS encoding AbrB/MazE/SpoVT family DNA-binding domain-containing protein: MQKVTISEKGQISIPVSLRRRYGLKKGDRLAVEEADGAIVLRPLPRHPLLALRGRLKGADGERLTDLLLKERAADRERERR, translated from the coding sequence GTGCAGAAGGTCACTATTTCCGAAAAAGGACAAATCTCCATCCCGGTTTCCTTACGCAGGCGGTACGGTTTGAAGAAGGGCGACAGGTTGGCCGTAGAGGAGGCCGATGGCGCCATCGTGCTGCGTCCCCTGCCACGGCACCCCTTGCTGGCCCTTAGGGGCAGGCTGAAGGGCGCGGATGGAGAGAGGTTGACAGACCTGTTGCTTAAGGAGCGCGCCGCGGACAGGGAGCGGGAGCGGCGTTGA
- a CDS encoding type II toxin-antitoxin system VapC family toxin, which produces MRPRRFVFDSYAVLALVEDEPGAQVVAEIIADEAAELYLSAVSLGEVYYILFRRQGEPVAEEVVRGVMQEESLTTAEASWLRVKDAARIKAGGGLSYADAFVLGLSLELEAPVVTGDPEIRAAAGRLGVKVVWIGR; this is translated from the coding sequence TTGAGGCCCCGGAGGTTCGTTTTCGACAGCTACGCTGTGCTCGCGCTGGTGGAGGATGAACCGGGAGCGCAGGTGGTGGCCGAAATTATCGCCGATGAAGCGGCGGAGCTGTACCTGAGTGCGGTCAGCCTGGGAGAAGTTTACTACATTCTCTTCCGAAGGCAGGGCGAACCGGTGGCGGAAGAGGTGGTGCGCGGCGTTATGCAGGAGGAATCGCTTACCACCGCCGAGGCCTCGTGGTTGAGGGTAAAGGACGCAGCCCGCATCAAAGCGGGAGGCGGGCTTTCGTATGCCGATGCTTTTGTTTTGGGGCTTTCTCTGGAACTCGAGGCACCGGTGGTCACCGGCGACCCCGAGATCCGGGCGGCAGCCGGGAGACTCGGCGTAAAAGTCGTCTGGATCGGCAGATAG
- a CDS encoding homocitrate synthase — MPQVFLVDTTLRDGEQTPGLVFSTEEKVAVASALDRLGVELIEAGIPAMGVDEQKAVRAVLGAGLRARVLAWNRAHPSDIEASLACGATCLQISFPVSDIHLQHKLGRTRSWLLARLEEVMALAVAPGREVAVGAEDASRADPAFLRLFAKKAEEAGACRLRYCDTVGVLDPFRSRDAVSDLTHKLNIPLEFHAHNDFGMATANTLAAVKGGAAYLDVTVNGLGERAGNASLSAVARGLRQFYGMEVVREETELAMLEGWVNSVRKRAAFFSRDYGLTLGAFNRALRNGEQTRYRLATGTL, encoded by the coding sequence ATGCCGCAAGTCTTTCTTGTCGATACCACGTTAAGAGACGGAGAACAGACCCCCGGCCTGGTGTTCTCCACCGAGGAAAAGGTGGCTGTTGCTTCCGCCCTGGATCGGTTGGGGGTAGAGTTGATTGAGGCCGGTATTCCGGCCATGGGGGTCGACGAACAGAAGGCCGTCCGTGCGGTCCTCGGCGCCGGCCTCCGTGCCCGGGTCCTGGCCTGGAACCGCGCCCATCCGTCTGACATCGAGGCCTCGCTGGCCTGCGGCGCGACTTGCCTGCAAATTTCTTTCCCCGTATCGGACATTCACCTGCAGCATAAGCTGGGGCGGACGAGGAGTTGGTTACTGGCGCGGCTGGAGGAAGTGATGGCGCTGGCTGTCGCCCCGGGACGAGAGGTTGCGGTGGGAGCCGAAGATGCGTCCCGGGCTGACCCGGCGTTCCTGCGCCTCTTTGCGAAAAAGGCGGAAGAAGCCGGGGCCTGCCGCCTCCGGTACTGCGATACGGTAGGGGTGCTTGACCCCTTCCGGTCGCGGGACGCCGTATCGGATCTGACGCACAAGCTCAACATCCCTTTGGAGTTTCACGCCCACAACGACTTCGGCATGGCGACGGCCAACACCCTGGCGGCCGTAAAGGGCGGGGCGGCCTACCTCGACGTGACTGTCAACGGTCTGGGCGAACGGGCCGGAAATGCCTCGCTAAGCGCGGTCGCCCGCGGGCTCCGGCAGTTCTACGGGATGGAAGTCGTCCGTGAGGAAACCGAACTGGCAATGCTGGAGGGATGGGTAAACTCCGTTAGAAAGAGAGCTGCATTCTTCAGCCGGGACTACGGGTTGACTCTGGGGGCTTTTAACCGGGCTTTGCGAAACGGAGAACAGACGAGATATCGGTTGGCCACCGGCACTCTTTAA
- the modA gene encoding molybdate ABC transporter substrate-binding protein, translating into MKKVVAFMATLLVLAGLLAGCGSPGKEPANEAEAVGLTVSAAISLKDAVEELAAIYTDENPAISITFNFASSGTLQKQIEEGAPVDLFISAGMNQMDALAEKGLIVKDSRRDILGNELVLIAGQESTLTGFSGLTDGSVARVCIANPETAPVGKYARETLTTFGLWDELQPRLVLAKDVRQVLTYVETGNVDAGLVYRSDAMAGQGIKIVAVASEDSHGPIVYPMAIIKTTKHRKETEAFAAFLASDEAAKIFTEHGFKPLGR; encoded by the coding sequence GTGAAGAAGGTTGTTGCTTTTATGGCTACGCTTTTAGTTCTTGCGGGACTCCTGGCAGGCTGCGGGAGTCCGGGTAAGGAACCGGCGAACGAAGCGGAAGCGGTGGGTCTAACTGTTTCGGCTGCGATAAGCCTTAAGGATGCCGTTGAAGAACTTGCAGCCATTTACACTGATGAAAACCCTGCGATAAGTATCACATTCAACTTTGCATCATCCGGAACCCTGCAGAAGCAAATTGAAGAAGGCGCCCCGGTGGATCTGTTCATCTCTGCAGGAATGAATCAGATGGACGCCCTGGCCGAAAAAGGGCTGATTGTTAAGGACTCACGCCGGGACATCCTGGGCAACGAGCTTGTCCTTATCGCCGGGCAGGAAAGCACACTTACCGGGTTCTCCGGCCTGACTGACGGGAGTGTCGCCAGAGTTTGCATAGCCAACCCGGAAACGGCGCCGGTGGGCAAGTATGCCAGAGAAACCTTGACCACCTTTGGGCTTTGGGACGAACTCCAACCCAGACTGGTATTGGCCAAGGATGTCCGCCAGGTCCTGACCTACGTCGAGACCGGCAATGTTGATGCGGGTCTAGTCTACCGCTCCGACGCCATGGCCGGGCAGGGCATCAAGATCGTGGCCGTAGCGTCGGAAGACTCCCACGGACCTATTGTCTACCCGATGGCTATCATCAAGACAACCAAACACCGGAAAGAGACGGAAGCTTTTGCGGCTTTTCTTGCGAGCGATGAAGCCGCCAAGATCTTTACCGAACACGGCTTTAAGCCGCTCGGCCGGTAG